Proteins from a genomic interval of Megalopta genalis isolate 19385.01 unplaced genomic scaffold, iyMegGena1_principal scaffold0020, whole genome shotgun sequence:
- the LOC143260818 gene encoding uncharacterized protein LOC143260818, with protein TWNSGISRVPYINLYHDNVNHTSTVPEVSVDRSTEQLIRRSPRNRFIPLSVEESKVRSNNSLPAVAKSSEKPVRSNQRPSKIFGNEDRNDSPRLRHFFRRTKGPSVLRNFTSKSGHELGQVRSLGPKVSKRFDGSAGDGGSPRRTEIVLDNSPKAPTSARDPGFPDRAAEIALANRAEVEPAIEFDHVAAIRKITDSLTQQNAGKPSSKAGDRVVSAVQSAASPAPPPRASIRRSKPPNSKNRIKVRPHSSQSKKGASKHGSKVRNKSNASRPLHWKNWPNGAIQTASDYQNYEKYTSLVEDLKPEETVKQPVSQLASNHLVPVASPDLQEIVHWLKIPAFVTNGSHILESNEANGPVSVVFDPVYQNLQPNKPSRPSTVQSFGPNPVYTLAPRPVYTTERPSGWLGNASLRNKTQSSSQSQISQVNVLHISNSDSRKPNKTVVATRRPGSNGRPGSLASPAIEPYSSSVGPTQLAPSPTAKPGPNVHIGFTSHEEETKVPNQQAELQPPLVTYDQRCPTILINSYTRINNTVQSKDGCTDLNIIINSHVFNSNTYKPTPPPLDQVDENLESIDKYDSGLPVYQADSQESHGPLKDPVTSVSEGTDGSNLQVYQGTHISILGSGPASEATPVEPPEQTNELSNDNPDTSVASPDVEAAGESSDDPGVQSVAQPEGEALNSQSSGSSSAAPTSLTATSSPASSQSDDDDDDDDLDLSPTGIMESIASVFAYFTYVNPLHYGFFSIAAAPFTALAAGILGMVTFAFPWLFPSSFGFRRSNNDAVEFWRNVEDVIGQSMEKYGRLNEWKSRKKKRKR; from the coding sequence ACTTGGAACTCCGGAATTAGCAGAGTTCCATACATTAATCTCTATCACGATAACGTTAATCATACTTCTACCGTTCCCGAGGTAAGTGTCGACAGGTCGACGGAACAGTTAATTCGTCGATCGCCGAGAAACCGATTCATACCGCTTAGCGTCGAGGAATCGAAAGTTCGATCGAACAATTCTCTCCCAGCCGTTGCGAAAAGCTCCGAGAAACCGGTTAGGTCTAACCAGCGACCGTCGAAGATATTCGGGAACGAGGATCGAAACGATTCACCGAGACTGAGACACTTCTTTCGGCGGACAAAGGGCCCGTCCGTTTTGCGCAATTTCACTTCGAAGTCCGGTCACGAGCTCGGCCAGGTTCGATCCTTGGGTCCGAAGGTTTCGAAGCGTTTCGACGGTTCCGCAGGGGACGGCGGGTCGCCGAGAAGGACGGAAATCGTTCTTGACAATTCACCGAAAGCTCCGACCTCGGCCCGCGATCCGGGATTCCCGGACCGAGCGGCGGAGATCGCGCTCGCGAACCGCGCCGAGGTCGAGCCGGCGATCGAGTTCGATCACGTTGCGGCCATCAGGAAGATCACCGACTCGTTGACTCAGCAGAACGCCGGGAAACCGTCCTCGAAAGCCGGCGATCGCGTGGTTTCGGCTGTCCAATCTGCTGCGAGCCCGGCGCCGCCTCCTCGGGCCTCGATTCGTCGCTCGAAGCCCCCGAACTCGAAGAACAGAATCAAGGTCCGTCCACATTCGAGTCAGAGCAAAAAAGGTGCGAGCAAGCACGGCTCGAAGGTTCGCAACAAGAGCAACGCTTCCAGGCCTTTGCATTGGAAGAACTGGCCGAACGGGGCTATCCAAACCGCGAGCGACTATCAGAATTACGAGAAGTATACCTCACTCGTGGAGGACCTGAAGCCCGAGGAGACGGTGAAGCAGCCGGTCTCTCAGCTGGCTAGCAATCACCTTGTGCCGGTCGCGAGCCCCGATCTCCAAGAGATCGTTCACTGGTTGAAAATCCCGGCCTTCGTGACCAACGGTAGCCACATTCTGGAGAGTAACGAGGCGAACGGCCCAGTCAGCGTGGTCTTCGACCCGGTCTATCAGAACCTGCAGCCGAACAAACCGTCGAGGCCGAGCACCGTTCAGAGCTTCGGACCTAACCCGGTCTACACTCTCGCTCCTCGGCCGGTTTACACGACCGAGAGGCCTTCTGGTTGGTTAGGGAACGCGTCCCTCAGAAACAAAACCCAGAGCAGTTCTCAAAGCCAGATCAGTCAGGTGAACGTTCTTCATATTTCGAACAGCGACTCGCGGAAGCCTAACAAAACGGTAGTTGCGACCAGAAGACCTGGGAGCAACGGTCGACCCGGGTCGCTGGCATCTCCAGCGATCGAACCTTATTCTTCGTCGGTCGGCCCGACGCAGTTAGCTCCTTCCCCCACCGCGAAACCAGGCCCCAACGTTCACATAGGTTTCACTTCGCACGAAGAGGAGACCAAAGTACCCAACCAACAAGCGGAGCTCCAACCTCCGTTGGTCACCTACGATCAAAGATGCCCGACGATTCTCATAAATTCCTACACCCGTATCAATAACACCGTTCAGAGCAAGGACGGCTGCACCGACCTGAACATCATCATAAATTCCCACGTGTTCAACTCGAACACGTACAAGCCTACGCCGCCGCCTCTGGACCAGGTCGACGAGAATCTTGAGTCAATCGACAAGTACGACTCTGGTTTACCCGTTTACCAGGCCGATTCTCAGGAGAGCCACGGTCCCCTGAAAGACCCGGTGACCTCTGTGTCCGAAGGTACCGATGGTTCCAACCTGCAGGTCTACCAAGGCACGCACATTAGCATCCTAGGCTCTGGCCCAGCCAGCGAAGCGACCCCGGTCGAGCCTCCAGAACAGACGAACGAGTTGTCGAACGATAATCCAGACACTTCCGTCGCTTCCCCAGATGTCGAAGCAGCTGGCGAGTCGAGCGACGACCCTGGCGTACAGTCTGTAGCTCAGCCGGAAGGCGAGGCGCTGAACAGTCAGAGCTCCGGCTCTTCTTCGGCTGCGCCTACGAGCTTGACTGCCACATCCTCTCCGGCGTCCAGCCAAtccgacgatgacgacgacgacgacgacctaGACTTGTCCCCTACCGGTATTATGGAGTCTATAGCATCCGTGTTCGCTTATTTCACGTACGTGAACCCTCTGCACTACGGGTTCTTCAGCATTGCCGCCGCCCCGTTCACCGCTCTAGCGGCTGGAATCCTTGGCATGGTCACTTTCGCGTTCCCCTGGTTGTTCCCCAGCTCTTTCGGCTTTCGTCGGTCTAATAACGACGCTGTCGAATTTTGGCGCAACGTCGAGGACGTGATTGGCCAGTCCATGGAGAAGTATGGCAGGCTGAACGAGTGGAAGAGcaggaagaagaagagaaagagatgA